The genomic stretch CGGAATGAGCTTGcgtcaagatttttttcttgtaatatACTTGTTACGGAATGAGCTCTTGTCAATTTATTGTTTGGATTTATTAAGTTCCGCAATTCCTGAAAACAACACAGATTCGAGGATACTTGGTGACGCATGGATAAATTATAACTGATGCTCACTCGGTCATTGTCGATTAAATAAACGTACGTCGAATATTATATGAACGAGATAACAAATTATAACTAAAcaaatttaaactaaatatttcttaaacaaatTCGTAAAAATCATGTATATCAATTCATGCTTATGCAAAAAGTGAGGATGACAAAAACTAAGATGATCAGGATGATCGAAAAAACCATGACGATAGGgttattactttgttttattcacAACCAGTAgacattgatatttttaagcGAAAGATATCTGTAACGCGACTGGGGAGTGATGATGTTAACAAATATGTCTAGCTCCACTTCAACCTAGGACGTCACCAAATTACTTGGGTCCTGTGCTACCATCAACACATGCGTCGGAATTGCGATCTTAATAGATCAATGAAGAACAACACCAAACTTTTGTATAACAAATTGTATTGTACACCAATATTACAGCAAGTAAGGCAGAAAAAATGGAGAAGTCCCTTTACACATTTTCTTACCCTATATTTATACTAGATAACAGCCTAACATAGTTAGGCTTCTATTAGGAATCCGTTCGGCTCCAAATAATAGGGCTTCTTGCTACCTAACAAGATTAAGCCACCATTAGGtggggtgttgctaaaacgcggaacggaaaacggaacggaacggacagcggaaaatatcatatcacctttatcgcttaaaaatggtatagactggccagaaacgatttactttgtatcatttattcatatctctaatgaatgattatcaacatgttgctgtcttattgatattcatatgaatgtctatcaaatatagcattgtattcaattggctttagttgagtacgaaacggtaaaaatcaaatgtatacgaattatGAAGTATTAGCATAATTAAACGAGTAAATTAGCTataaatttttacttatttttcttatatggtattgctggcatatcagcaTAACGTACGTAGTTAATGAAAGCGTTTCATGTGTTttatgagtatttttatatttcaaatatgttgtatatatacttacatcaacaTTGAATTTACGGTGTTCTATACGATCTTTAATCACACAGACGATAAAGTAtcattgatttgaaaaaaaaatccccgtACGACTGAcgacatttaaaattaaaagtacatTAAACACTAAAATACACAGTACTTAGtgatactagtatttttagcaatgcaattttgtttacgtttacATTACGTGGCAGTTGTTCATTCctgcagctatatacatatgatccgaatagacaGCCCTAGACTTTGCCAGCTGGTTACATTTTCCGATTATaaattgggactatagtctgtcgatcccaaaatattcatgcagcacatctggacgattaaaaaaaaatacacatagcTGTAAAAGATGCAATTGAAATAGATCAAACGGGAAATATCCGATAAAATTTCACTGACACATCATTTTTTAAtaggaaaaattcacaggatcgaaaacagatttcttacggagatttataatgaaaaatgttgacatcttttctctattTGGAAGTCATtaagaagaccttgcacaatttttcaacgttatcatctgggtcttttgaaatgcaaaaccccgtagacttcttaaTTTTTAGTCGTGTATTTAAAACAGCTGATGAGCTAAATAGGACGTTTTAGAGAAGGAATAATGAAAGTTTTTCATACTTCTGAAAGaaaatcgcttgaaccctgaagtatatataaatatcgaGTTATATTCAGCAAAATgagaatcgaggatattttaggacagaatatagtgtcaatgcatgtaatgttaattttgaggaaatattGCAAAAGAACAAAcgattataaaaattttaaaaaaccctgtATACGCCGATTCACAGCACCATGATATTTAGCAGTCACAAAGTCAAGTCTCTGATCTCTCGGCAGCATTTCCTTCCCAGTTCGTCAGTCAAGTCCATCTGTCTCACTGGATCGCTCATGTTACTCTCTAGCATATTCGATTAATTCACTTTACAAGTAGGTAAAGAAGTTCGCCCAGTCTATTTAATGGGGTTTGATGAATCTTGAAGTCGAAATTTCATGGTTTCGTTTCACTGTTCAAATGTCAGTAGGTGAAATTCTTCTCGctgttataatatatatatattgttatcgTTTCAACCACGTCTAAGACGTCTGTCGCTGAACCAGGCTCCTAGCGCTGCACATCTTCAGTTGGATCATGGTCCACGGCCTCGTCCTCCTCGATCATTTCTGCTTCCAACGGCCGCCTCTCCATATTATCACTGGAATCCTCCGAAACTTTTCCATTTACTTTCTCTTCACCACAAATCCCCTCAAATAGGGTGTCATTTCAGGTTCCATCCAGGATATCAAAATCCAATGTTTCCTGCTCATCTTCTGTAACATCAACTTGGACAATGTCTTCCATTCTTCCTTCTTTTTCTGATACTAGCGGACATTGATATTCTCCATGTCCATCATTCTTTTCTCTTGGTATGCCCTAACTTTAGCATTGTTGTTCCAACTTCCTCTGAGTTTTATAATCGAAGTTTTGGCCAATTTCTTTGCATCGTCGTGTTTCTTATCGTGAAATCTTTTGAGATGTGACACTAGATATTCTAATCTAAATGTATATATTCCACAGTTTTCCAAATGGCACTTTCTGACTTTCACGATGTTCTTGTGTCTTTGATTCTCATGTCGTTTCAGGTTCTTCACGCTCGCCAAGATTTTTGCGCAATGTCTACATATTACTGACTCCTGATCGTCCATCCTTAAGTTCTCTATGTATTAATCTTTCAGTTTTTCTGGTTTTTATTGATCCTTCCAAATCTCTATCAATAACGATTGCAGATTTTGTACCCGATCTCAATTCGGCATCCTTACCCGATCGTAATTCGGCGTCCTTACGCGATCGTAATTCGGCGCCCGACTCCGATTCTGTGTCTGACGTAGATCCTGGTTCAGTATCTTCACGTTCTTCTCTATCTTGATTgtcagtatttttaaaaaaaactctaaATTTGGTAGTTCTGTTAGCAATTTTTCTCCTAAAATCCTCCATTAAaccaattaattttcttttcccTTTGTATAATCAAATTATCTCCGTGGACAACAACTCCAGGTAAGCTATTATGCTCGATTTTGTAGAGTACCTCACTAATCTTCTTGTTATTACCCAAGGGCCATTCCAATTCCTACATATTTTCTGTTTTCTCCCTGGCGTATCTATTTTCTGGATTCTCCAAACTAATTGACCTATTTCATTGTTGATTAATTGTAATATCTCGAATTATGTTGTGTACCTGTTACCATACTTGTATTTGTTTCATGTGTAGTGTGCATGTGTAGTTCTAGATAAATTCTGGCACGTATCAACATGGTGTCAGCGGTGAAAACTCATCTATACACTCTCGAACactggtatatatatatgatttcttATGCACaagtttgtattttttctaaaattctgCTAAAATCAACACTCCACGTGCGACTATCGTGAAGGTATGGCGCCCCCCTGAGGAGAATGCTGAAGCGCCAGTAATTGTGCTTTGATAAATCGAAACATACGTTTACCGTTTGAATTAAACATTCTCTCTGTTAATGTATCGGAAAACTATGACATGGAAGCGTCAGATTGAAATATACCTCATAGCAAGCGACACAGCGAAATTTCCCGAGGAAATTCAAACTGCAACAATTATCAACTGGTGGTGAGCGACTTCTGAAAATTTATGATCACTTTGAATGGGCACATGGCAAAGATAAGAACCACCCTCAAGATGTTTTTAGAAAGATTGAACAATATTGTAATCCTCGTAAAAACGAAGTGGCTGAATCACATAAATTTTGGAGAAATCACTTATGATCTACATAAAATCTAAACAGTAAAATATGTTAAAGTGTATTTTGTTCTGTGCAGGGAGGTTGGTTTTAGAAATATGAGGAGAGTCCATTCATAAAAGTATGAATTTAAAGGCATAGCTTCTTGCTGCATTTTAGATGTTGATATGCAATGTTTCTTTAATCAGATTGAAGGCTTACAATCAGAGAAAAAATGGTCAAGATGATGTTCAGGCACAATTGATGAAAGAGCTGACTTCATTCGAAGCACACCTTTTAATGACTCCGGAATTTGTTGAGATACGAGGAAAGGTTTGTAAATGATAATTATCTCCATTAGAAAATGcacttaaaaataatattttcgtaTTTTGTCTATCCCgataaaaatagaatataaataccaaaaagaAGCCTACGTACAGCGATGACATCAACCATGTTTGTTGCAATTCTTTTGGCTACTCAGTGTAGAACAATAAGTCAATGATTTAAGTCCATGAGTTTCTATTTTAGGTTGGAAGATGTGTTCCAGTTATTTTACCTCTGGAAACGCGCCAGGCtttatatataagttttatTGCAAGCAAGATAGTCCGAAAGGCATGTTCCATTCCAGTTGAATCTCCATACCTTTTTGGTAGCAAAAGTAAGTGCAGAGTTTGTATGTTTATAGATCAGTTATACATAAAATGGGGGATTCAGATAATTCATAGCTTGACTGCCTGTGAACAGTAAATTATGCTATCCTCTCCACTGAATTCAATAATTCGTGAAATAATCCTTTACCTTATTAGAATAAATTAATTGCAGCAAATTgtcttcaatttaattcaaaactgCATGTTTTGCAGTTATTTAATAGGAGTAGCAAACTATTAGCTGCCAAAAGATTTCcagaaactttttatttttgcagTTTTCTGTCGGTACTGGTAAATATCTAGCTAACAAATTTTAAGTTGCCATAAGACGACCAAAAACAGTTCTTATCCTTTTCATACAATAGCAGAAACAAACATAGCCAAAGGTTTGCCAGATTCTTGACAATTTCATGCTGGCTGGACAGTATTAAattgaaagatttaaatattataaataggTTACCAGTTATACAATTTTTGGCAATAAGctaaaaaataatcttaaatggctagatgtattttatttctCCATTGATTTTTATTGCAGCTGGAGGTGTATTTAGGGGGTATGATGCCATATCAATTGTTGCTCAAGAGGCTGGGCTGTCAAGTCCAAGCCTTATTCGTACAAGTAATATGAGGAAATATATGGCCACCATGGTTCAGGTAAAAATCAATATCCTTTCCATACTCTTTAATCTGTGGTTGGTTTGAcaaattgttgttttataaatggtcaaatatattgaaaacagTTCACTTTCTCACTGGTAAaccataattatatttctttgttgCTTATGTCAAGATGCATCAAGATCATTCACACCCCttaatcatatattttcttttttctcatgCCATTGCAAGGGTAGATTTGCAATGCACGCTAGTAAACTGTATTACCATGTTATGTTTTACactacaagtacatacttttatGAACAGGCTCTTGATACCAGTGAAGCTGAGAGGAGTTGGATCATACAACACCTAGGGCATAGTATGGATGTGCATTTACACCATTACAGACAAACATCTGATGTACTAGAAAGAACAGAAGTAGCAAAGATTTTGTtgattgaagattttggaaTAGTGCCCCATTATGTGGGAAGAAAACTTTCCGATATTCAGTTGGATGGtaagttattttgattttgatgttgATGTCATAGCATGCACCAGACAGAACGCGTCAGATGTAATTATAGCTACAAATTGGAAAGTCATTTTTAGTCTTAATTAGACAATACACAAATTTTTAAGGGTGTTTTGATTAGTTCTTTTGCAAAGCAAGTCCAATCCTACCTTCACACACTTTGACTTGGTGTACATTCCTAAACGAAATAGATTTCATTTGGCTGCATACTTTTCTGCACCTCATTTTAGCTAGCATTATACTTTTccattttcaaagattttgaaattaaGAGAAATACAAAATTTAGTTAATTTCAGCTGTTACTACCTTtttacaaacaatatttttatgatgatcCAAATGAATATAAGACACTATTGGATCAAATTGGGATGTACTGTATCATTCTTGTGTAACGGAATGTTACGTAGATTTACGTACAAGATTTACACTTGCACAAATCttgaattttcaaaacattttcagaTATCATTTTAACTGGTGAAAGTACATCTGATGTGGGTTCTCAAGAAAAGCCAGTATTTGAACAGCAGCAAGACGATGACAGCGTTATTCCAGAGTTAAATGTGAATCCCATGAATAGTGATGATGAAGATGGATGTAAGTTTAGataaactatatacatgtatacgattcATTATACGCAGCATGGATATCATTATATGGATCATGGTATACAAGTAATAATAAATGTGTGCTCAggaaattaaaacaaaggagAAATCACTTATGATGTATGGAAATACGAAGTAAAAATGCTGATGAAGGATTCTGGTTATACTAGAGAACAGAAAGACTTTGCTATAAGAAGATCCTTAACTGGACCTGCAATAAGGATGATAATGTAACAGGGATTAGATAAGTCACTATTGGAGATACTGGCTCCGGGATCATGAAACTCCTAAATTTTAGTGCAATTTTGTCTTAGATCTAAGATTAAGACTTAGTTAAGATTGCTTACGTAAGTGGATCATAAAACAATCCAAGATAAAACTTAGATAAGATTTGTCTTAGCTTAGACCTCATAGCAAGTCCCGCGATTTTTCGACCGAATTGTTagaagtggaactcttcttcGTTCGAAGATTCCTATCGTCTGCATCGTAAACATTATAATAATCATGATCATGGATAGCATTAGCGATAATGATAAAGCAAAACGACAGCGGAAGATGAACTGGGACCCAAAGGAGGAGGTGTCCAAGCGGGAACAGTTGTTGTTCGGGAAGCTGGACGGGCCAGGAAGAACCACGACCGAGAAGGCATACGATTTATTGAATATGTAAGATTTGTTTCCTTCTCATCATGCCTATCGCAATATGTTGGATAATCAcaacattataaaatcatactAATAAGATGCTTCAAGCAAATATTAGTATAGTTTTAACTGGATAACATGACAGTTATACAGACGTGTTTACACACTTTCACAAGGGGAAATAACTTCAAAAGCAAGTCAACAAATGGAAAAGCCTAGACTATAGATAGAAATACATATATCGCTTTTTTACCTGACCAAACTCAAATAATTTCACAACTCGTCAATTTTCATGCCATTCATATAAAGATATATGCATAAGTATATAGTTGTAACACTTCAATCAGAAGATTTGCAACCCCAAACGATATTTTTtcaaggattttaaaattaagatttataaaGTAAACTTTTCTTTTCAACAGACTTTGCCATAATTTTTAATTCAGATATTATAGTTTCTCATCATTGTGTTAAATCATTtaagatttgtttataatttgacatgtatattttttatacatacataaagactgtaaattaattgatgaaaccGAATGTgaataaagaatgaataaatTAGGGCCCCTTATTTTGGGATATGGATTGATATGATttgcataaatatattttcttcataaaattgcagtaaaatattgtgtataattTTTAGATAAATTAATTGCTCTTTTTTCTTAGCGGAAATGTCAATTCTCAAagaacagaaattaaaaaaagtacaGAACATCAAGCAGAaagataaaatactagtatatcttgctaaatttaattgaaagttttatttaaattatttatacagtatatagcttacaaaaaataatgattaatttatatcaaataatcaaaacaTAACTTAGGTAggtttattttatattgttttaaaaaactaaattgcATCAACGTTGATGAACTTAATTGcagcaaatgaaaaaaagaagcGCCATTTTGCATCCAAGAAGCCCTACTCTCCCAACCTAAGTGAACAACTTTTGTTGGATAACTTGAAGGCAGATCAAGTTTATGCTCTTCCATGTGGAATAGACACTGCAAgtggtaaatatatataattgattatACATGCATTAGATTCATAACtatgtttaatttgttaatacaCCAATCAAGAATCCTTAGGATTCCTTTGTTTCTTTTGTTAACAAATCATTCTGTCACATTCAAGCCATTCAGATAACAACTTAAACCgttcatttttgtatttttctttcaaaatgttttgttttataatttctGCTCTTCTAATCGGACACATATCAGCGGTATGTGATTTTTGTCAGCCTAGTGCTTTAGGTTCGCTTTGCAGTGGTGAAATTGTTTGTCCGACACAGACTCAAGTTGTAACTGTACAGTGTTATATGAAACAAAGTTTTTCCAGTGAACCCATCGGACAGTTATTAATTCAGGGTTCATGTGCTTCCATTGaaaattatgtacatttttgtttggAGAATAACATTCGGGAAATTGTGATGCTGGACACAGATTCACCCGTCCTACACTGTTCAGGTAATCTTTTGTTAACAAATCATTCTGTCACATGCGCGGatcaaggatttttttttccgggggggggggggggggtgggtgggtccaaatgataattgtgtttgccaggggggtgGGGGcgaggcatatttgcgataaattTACTAtgtgattttaataatttttcaatttccatTTCTTTTTATGGGGTGGGGATTGCCTCATATAAATCCATCCTCTCTATCTATCTTTTCTACCTTTCTCTTAACATTAGAAGTACCGTCTTGTTGGAAAACTCCGCCTCCTGTCAGTTTTACATACTTTAAACCAATCGCTACCTTGTAAAATAACACTGatgacaaagaaaaaaaaagaaagcctAGACACTTCATAGGTGGGCTGGCATAGAAGACGGCAGATATTCAAATGCtgaaattttgcatttaaaactTTTCCCGAACT from Crassostrea angulata isolate pt1a10 unplaced genomic scaffold, ASM2561291v2 HiC_scaffold_145, whole genome shotgun sequence encodes the following:
- the LOC128169516 gene encoding uncharacterized protein LOC128169516, translated to MLICNVSLIRLKAYNQRKNGQDDVQAQLMKELTSFEAHLLMTPEFVEIRGKVGRCVPVILPLETRQALYISFIASKIVRKACSIPVESPYLFGSKTGGVFRGYDAISIVAQEAGLSSPSLIRTSNMRKYMATMVQALDTSEAERSWIIQHLGHSMDVHLHHYRQTSDVLERTEVAKILLIEDFGIVPHYVGRKLSDIQLDGKLF